Proteins encoded by one window of Thermobaculum terrenum ATCC BAA-798:
- a CDS encoding DUF47 domain-containing protein, whose protein sequence is MPFKSFLPHSEPYFEYFASAAKNAYETSEALYDLLCNFEHVSEKAKHIHELEQKGDDINHTILNALSRSFIAPFDRQDVQSLSSRIDNFVDHIYAVARRFHLYGIRNIYPEAVTLGRVIRDQGHIIYRSIPLLEKVRDHDEVQRNIVLIHDLENEADAILDEALAKVFEGAQTLEDVANGLRWQELYGLLEDTTDQAEDVANVMETLIIKD, encoded by the coding sequence ATGCCTTTCAAGAGCTTTCTTCCTCACTCAGAACCTTATTTTGAGTACTTTGCAAGTGCTGCAAAGAATGCGTATGAGACCTCCGAAGCTCTCTATGATCTGCTTTGCAACTTTGAGCATGTTAGTGAGAAAGCAAAGCACATCCATGAGCTGGAGCAGAAGGGCGATGATATAAACCATACTATTCTCAATGCCCTTTCCAGAAGTTTCATAGCACCTTTTGATCGTCAGGATGTCCAGTCACTTAGTAGCAGGATAGACAATTTTGTTGACCATATATACGCTGTGGCCAGGCGTTTTCACCTGTACGGTATACGCAACATATATCCTGAAGCTGTGACCCTTGGCAGAGTGATCAGGGATCAAGGACACATAATATATAGATCTATTCCTTTACTTGAGAAGGTCAGAGATCACGATGAGGTTCAGAGGAACATTGTGCTGATACATGACCTGGAGAATGAAGCAGATGCCATACTAGATGAAGCTCTGGCCAAAGTGTTTGAAGGTGCACAGACGCTTGAAGATGTAGCTAACGGTCTGAGGTGGCAAGAGTTGTACGGGCTGCTAGAGGACACAACGGACCAGGCAGAGGATGTAGCTAACGTCATGGAGACTTTGATAATAAAGGACTAA
- the rho gene encoding transcription termination factor Rho has product MAKKPSNETETVQAPTFTFAELQSMTKTNLLALGRSLEVEVSGSMTKETLIYKILEAQANRAGYLLKQGILDIIEDGFGFLRQERYLPSPDDVYVSQSQIRRFGLRTGDHVIGQVRAPKDNEKYHSLLRVEAVNYMDPEAARKRPFFDQLTPIFPNRQLVLETTPKQLSTRLIDLVAPIGRGQRGLIVSPPKAGKTTLLKDIANGITHNYDDVHLMMLLIGERPEEVTDIRRSVEGEVVASTFDEPVEDHTKVAEMALERAKRLVECGKDVVILMDSITRLARAYNLVVPASGRTLSGGIDPVALYPPKRFFGAARNIDEGGSLTIIATCLIDTGSRMDDVIYEEFKGTGNMELHLDRKLQERRIFPAIDVQRSGTRREELLIPEPKLQKIWTMRRMVSMLGGLEGTELLLNRLAKTENNEEFLNTLNKEL; this is encoded by the coding sequence GTGGCCAAGAAGCCTTCTAACGAGACAGAAACCGTTCAGGCTCCCACCTTCACCTTTGCAGAGCTACAGAGTATGACCAAGACTAACCTGCTTGCCCTGGGCAGAAGCCTGGAAGTCGAAGTCTCAGGCAGCATGACCAAGGAGACCCTGATCTATAAGATACTGGAAGCCCAAGCCAACCGCGCTGGTTATCTGCTGAAGCAGGGCATTCTGGATATCATAGAAGACGGCTTCGGATTTCTCAGGCAGGAGAGGTATCTGCCTTCTCCAGATGATGTGTACGTCTCACAATCTCAGATTCGTAGATTTGGGCTCCGTACTGGCGACCACGTAATAGGTCAGGTTAGGGCTCCAAAGGACAACGAAAAGTATCACTCCCTGCTCAGGGTGGAAGCCGTAAACTATATGGACCCAGAGGCCGCACGAAAGCGCCCATTTTTCGACCAGCTAACGCCCATCTTCCCTAACCGGCAGCTGGTCCTTGAGACTACCCCGAAGCAACTTAGCACTAGGCTTATAGATCTGGTAGCACCAATAGGTAGGGGCCAGCGTGGCCTTATAGTATCACCGCCCAAGGCAGGTAAGACCACGCTACTCAAGGACATCGCCAACGGCATAACTCACAACTACGATGATGTTCACCTCATGATGCTCCTGATAGGTGAGCGCCCTGAGGAGGTTACAGATATCCGTAGATCGGTAGAGGGAGAGGTCGTAGCAAGCACCTTTGATGAGCCCGTTGAGGACCACACCAAGGTCGCTGAGATGGCTCTTGAGCGAGCCAAGCGTCTGGTTGAGTGTGGGAAAGACGTAGTGATACTCATGGACAGTATCACCAGGCTGGCAAGGGCCTATAACCTGGTAGTACCCGCAAGCGGCAGAACGCTCTCAGGTGGCATAGATCCCGTAGCCCTGTATCCTCCCAAGAGATTCTTCGGAGCGGCCAGAAACATAGACGAAGGCGGGAGCCTCACAATAATAGCCACATGCTTAATAGATACCGGTAGCCGTATGGACGATGTGATCTATGAAGAGTTCAAAGGTACTGGTAACATGGAGCTCCACTTGGATCGCAAGCTCCAAGAGAGAAGGATATTCCCAGCTATAGATGTGCAACGGAGCGGTACCAGAAGAGAAGAACTGCTCATACCTGAGCCAAAGCTGCAGAAGATCTGGACTATGCGCAGGATGGTAAGTATGCTAGGGGGACTTGAAGGTACCGAACTCCTCCTGAACCGCCTGGCAAAGACCGAAAACAACGAGGAATTCCTGAATACCCTCAATAAGGAGCTTTAG
- the hemB gene encoding porphobilinogen synthase, with protein sequence MSDASTIRTTAGYSFPRVRLRRLRRTESLRALVRETEISPQDLILPLFIREGTSVRNDIASMPGVRQQSVDLALSEIKTAWELGIRAILLFGIPDHKDEVGSQAYDEHGVVQVAVREIKDRLPEMIVITDVCLCEYTSHGHCGLIRDGDVQNDDSLELLARTALSHVRAGADIVAPSNMMDGTVLAIRELLDAEGFQHVPIMAYSAKYASCFYGPFREAAESAPAFGDRRSYQMDPANVREAIREVDMDVIEGADIVMVKPALAYLDVISKVKERFDLPVAAYNVSGEFAMVKAAAMNGWLDERRAVMEILTSIKRAGADMIISYHSLDVCRWLSG encoded by the coding sequence GTGTCTGATGCAAGTACTATTCGTACCACTGCCGGATATTCATTCCCCAGAGTGCGCCTACGCAGGCTACGGAGGACAGAAAGCCTTAGGGCGCTAGTGAGAGAGACAGAGATCAGTCCCCAGGACTTGATTCTACCGCTCTTCATCAGAGAGGGAACCTCTGTACGTAATGATATCGCCTCTATGCCAGGAGTGAGGCAGCAGTCGGTTGATCTGGCTCTATCTGAGATCAAAACCGCCTGGGAGCTTGGAATTCGCGCGATACTGTTGTTTGGAATTCCCGATCATAAGGATGAGGTTGGCTCGCAGGCTTATGATGAGCATGGTGTGGTGCAGGTCGCTGTGAGGGAGATAAAGGATAGACTCCCTGAGATGATCGTTATAACTGATGTGTGCCTGTGTGAGTACACTTCTCATGGGCATTGCGGCCTCATAAGAGACGGCGATGTCCAGAATGACGATTCTCTTGAGCTCCTGGCGCGAACAGCGCTGTCGCATGTCAGGGCTGGAGCGGACATTGTAGCACCTTCGAATATGATGGATGGTACGGTACTAGCCATCAGGGAGCTGCTGGACGCTGAAGGATTTCAGCACGTGCCCATAATGGCTTATTCGGCTAAGTACGCCAGCTGCTTCTATGGTCCTTTCAGAGAGGCAGCTGAGTCTGCACCTGCCTTTGGTGACAGGAGAAGCTACCAGATGGACCCAGCAAACGTTAGGGAAGCTATCCGGGAAGTTGACATGGATGTAATCGAGGGGGCAGACATTGTGATGGTCAAGCCCGCGTTGGCCTATCTGGATGTCATATCCAAGGTCAAAGAAAGGTTTGACCTTCCTGTTGCAGCCTACAATGTCAGTGGCGAGTTCGCTATGGTAAAGGCTGCGGCCATGAACGGTTGGCTGGATGAGCGCAGAGCTGTTATGGAAATACTTACTAGTATCAAGAGGGCGGGAGCCGATATGATAATTAGCTACCACTCACTTGATGTGTGTCGGTGGCTATCGGGTTGA
- a CDS encoding uroporphyrinogen-III synthase — MSRKSTNTKIAGALIGKKIVITRPNHQANSLVKLLESSGAVPILLPTIEINPNVASSELDAELNALGSYDWVVFTSVNGVKIFFDRLRQLGLEEVPLSRLKFACIGPSTKSALESYGIRVDVMPDSYIAEALLQALLDRDVSGQRILLARADSARPVLRKGLEAAGAIVREVPIYRTIPVKYDREYLKDLLAQSNAITFTSSSTVKHFLDSLGDPSYLPQSLCVACIGPITADTAKELGLRVDVVANVYTVEGLVKAIEKWFVEYS; from the coding sequence ATGAGCCGGAAGTCGACTAACACTAAGATTGCAGGCGCATTGATTGGTAAGAAAATAGTCATCACCCGTCCAAACCATCAAGCAAACTCTCTCGTGAAGCTGCTTGAAAGTAGCGGAGCAGTGCCTATCTTGCTACCGACAATAGAGATAAACCCCAACGTAGCCAGCTCTGAACTGGATGCTGAGTTGAATGCGCTAGGTAGCTACGACTGGGTTGTGTTCACCAGCGTCAACGGTGTGAAAATATTCTTTGATCGCCTGAGGCAGTTGGGGCTTGAAGAAGTTCCTTTGAGTAGACTGAAGTTCGCCTGTATCGGCCCTTCTACCAAGTCTGCCTTAGAATCTTATGGCATCAGGGTGGATGTAATGCCTGATTCTTATATTGCTGAGGCTCTGCTTCAAGCTCTCCTGGACCGAGATGTGAGCGGGCAGCGAATACTGCTTGCTAGGGCAGATAGTGCACGGCCTGTATTGCGCAAAGGATTGGAAGCAGCAGGTGCTATAGTTAGGGAGGTGCCGATCTATCGGACTATCCCTGTTAAGTATGACCGGGAGTATCTGAAGGACTTACTGGCTCAGTCTAACGCTATCACGTTTACAAGCTCATCAACAGTCAAGCATTTCCTAGATTCTCTAGGTGATCCAAGCTATTTACCTCAAAGCTTGTGCGTCGCATGTATAGGTCCAATTACAGCTGATACTGCAAAAGAGTTGGGACTGCGAGTTGATGTCGTTGCGAACGTCTACACTGTAGAAGGTCTTGTGAAGGCGATAGAGAAATGGTTTGTCGAGTATAGCTGA
- the hemC gene encoding hydroxymethylbilane synthase, producing the protein MKVIKVGTRGSKLALWQTQWVINRLRSLYPGFQFEPVVIKVTSDRSPDAPISAIGQVGVFTKDIEQALLAGDIHLAVHSLKDLPTLSTPGTVIAAFTEREDPRDCILWPKGQPMPDLNNSRVGTSSVRRSALVRSYWPNANVVNLRGNVDTRVRKMLEGNYDVVLMAYAAVKRMDLPVEFKPLPLDSWVPSAGQGIIAVQAREDDQQIIGMLNAINFFPSKVAYLAERSLMRALGGGCSMPVGAYAELHDGELSLIGMVAAPDGSQVVITRRVDTPDQADHLGERVAREMLDLGIRLTIS; encoded by the coding sequence TTGAAAGTAATTAAAGTAGGCACCAGAGGAAGCAAGCTGGCACTTTGGCAGACTCAGTGGGTGATCAATAGACTTAGGAGTTTGTATCCAGGATTTCAATTTGAACCAGTGGTGATCAAGGTTACATCGGATAGAAGTCCCGATGCTCCCATTAGTGCAATAGGCCAGGTAGGAGTGTTTACAAAGGATATTGAACAAGCACTGCTAGCCGGTGACATACATCTGGCAGTCCACAGTTTGAAGGATCTACCGACACTCTCTACCCCGGGAACTGTTATAGCCGCCTTTACTGAGAGGGAGGATCCCAGAGACTGTATCTTGTGGCCTAAGGGTCAGCCCATGCCTGACCTTAATAATAGCCGGGTTGGTACTAGCAGTGTTCGTAGATCTGCATTAGTAAGGTCTTATTGGCCGAATGCTAACGTAGTCAACCTTCGAGGTAACGTAGACACTCGAGTCAGGAAAATGCTTGAGGGTAATTACGATGTGGTACTAATGGCCTATGCTGCAGTTAAGAGAATGGATCTACCTGTAGAGTTTAAGCCTCTGCCTCTGGATAGCTGGGTACCTTCAGCCGGTCAGGGAATTATAGCTGTCCAGGCTAGGGAAGATGATCAACAGATAATTGGGATGCTCAACGCTATAAACTTCTTCCCATCCAAGGTAGCTTACTTAGCTGAGAGATCGCTTATGCGTGCGCTGGGAGGCGGCTGTAGTATGCCTGTTGGAGCATATGCTGAGCTACATGATGGAGAGCTATCTTTGATCGGTATGGTTGCAGCACCCGATGGCTCTCAAGTTGTGATCACGCGAAGAGTGGATACTCCTGATCAAGCTGATCACTTGGGAGAGAGAGTTGCTAGGGAGATGCTTGACTTGGGTATAAGGCTTACTATCAGCTGA
- the nifS gene encoding cysteine desulfurase NifS, translating to MESRLVYMDHAATTPVHPKVLEAMMPYFNQEYGNPNSVHSLGRSAREAVDRARETVAQILNCQSQEIVFTSCGTESINLAIKGIAKARGKTGHIITSAIEHHAVLHTIEQLEREGYTATILPVSPDGLVDPDDVRNAIRPDTVVISIGYANNEIGTIQPIREIGSIAREAGIPFHTDAVQAAGSLSLNVEELQVDALSLSGHKFNAPKGVGILYIRSGIPLEPQMQGGGQESGRRSGTENVPYIVGIAEALRLAQENLEAHNEHCISLREKLFEGILSELPDTRVNGHRTQRLPNNAHVAFRGIEAQSILMGLDLKGICASSGSACHSASIEPSHVLKAIGVPSEYIYGSVRLTVGIDNSQEDVSYVLEVLPSLVRRLQSLSPLVESAS from the coding sequence ATGGAAAGTAGACTTGTGTACATGGATCACGCAGCAACTACACCTGTACATCCTAAGGTGTTAGAGGCTATGATGCCCTACTTCAACCAGGAGTATGGTAACCCAAACAGTGTACACTCATTGGGGAGGAGCGCTCGAGAGGCTGTAGATAGAGCCCGCGAGACTGTCGCTCAGATACTCAATTGTCAATCTCAGGAGATTGTCTTTACAAGCTGTGGTACTGAAAGTATCAACTTAGCTATAAAGGGCATCGCTAAGGCCCGAGGAAAGACTGGGCATATCATTACATCAGCAATAGAGCATCATGCTGTGCTCCATACAATCGAGCAACTAGAGCGAGAAGGCTATACAGCCACTATTTTACCCGTATCTCCAGATGGACTGGTGGACCCAGATGACGTGCGTAATGCTATTAGGCCGGATACGGTTGTTATATCTATTGGTTATGCGAACAATGAGATTGGAACTATACAGCCAATAAGGGAGATAGGCTCTATAGCTCGAGAAGCAGGTATCCCGTTCCATACGGATGCGGTACAAGCAGCGGGAAGTCTAAGCCTGAACGTCGAAGAACTGCAAGTCGATGCTCTGTCGCTTTCTGGGCATAAGTTTAATGCACCAAAGGGTGTGGGGATACTGTACATACGTAGCGGCATTCCACTTGAACCGCAAATGCAGGGAGGCGGCCAGGAGAGCGGCAGGAGATCAGGTACTGAGAATGTGCCCTACATAGTGGGTATAGCAGAGGCGCTCAGGCTGGCACAGGAGAACCTGGAAGCTCACAATGAACATTGTATCTCACTAAGAGAGAAGCTATTTGAAGGGATACTATCGGAGCTACCAGACACGCGAGTAAATGGGCATCGCACTCAAAGGTTACCCAACAACGCACATGTGGCCTTCAGGGGCATCGAAGCACAGTCCATACTCATGGGACTTGATCTAAAGGGTATATGTGCTTCCAGTGGTTCCGCTTGCCATTCAGCATCCATAGAGCCTAGCCACGTACTCAAGGCAATAGGCGTTCCAAGCGAATACATCTACGGTAGCGTGAGGCTCACGGTAGGGATAGATAACTCACAGGAAGATGTTAGCTACGTACTGGAAGTACTGCCTTCACTAGTCAGAAGGCTGCAGTCACTATCCCCGTTAGTTGAATCAGCTAGCTAA
- a CDS encoding RluA family pseudouridine synthase, producing MRGKPVTDGAEALLIISPEDVGERLDTLLAHKLESVSRSQVQRAIEQGTILVNDHPSKPSYKLREGDRILILTIPRVPQGEVALIPSYVDLRVVYEDDKIIVIDKPAGMVVHPSPGHYDNTLVNALIARYPDLLKQPTDRPGIVHRLDKDTSGLIIVARDLDTLNYLQGQMKARKIFKEYTLLCCGALDPPEGRIEAPIGRDLRDRTKMSVIAGGKEAVTEYSTIQSLGKYTLAIARPITGRTHQIRVHFAAIGHPIAGDPIYGNCRLEGLNRQFLHASRLGVVMPNGEYKEWHSPLPEDLRQSLEKVTVLAS from the coding sequence ATGAGAGGGAAGCCAGTAACTGACGGAGCTGAAGCCCTACTTATCATTAGTCCTGAAGATGTCGGAGAAAGGCTCGATACACTGCTAGCTCATAAACTTGAGAGTGTTTCAAGGTCTCAAGTTCAGCGTGCTATCGAACAAGGTACTATCCTGGTGAATGATCACCCCTCTAAGCCTTCTTACAAACTTAGAGAGGGGGATAGAATATTGATCCTGACCATTCCCAGGGTTCCACAAGGGGAAGTCGCATTGATCCCATCCTATGTGGACCTACGTGTCGTCTATGAGGATGACAAGATTATAGTTATTGACAAGCCCGCCGGCATGGTGGTCCACCCTTCTCCTGGGCATTATGATAACACCCTGGTAAATGCTCTAATAGCTAGATATCCTGATCTGCTAAAGCAACCTACCGATCGACCAGGTATAGTACACAGGCTGGATAAAGATACTAGTGGCCTGATCATAGTAGCACGAGATCTGGATACCCTAAACTACCTCCAGGGCCAGATGAAGGCTAGAAAGATATTCAAGGAATATACTCTGCTTTGTTGTGGAGCTCTAGATCCTCCTGAGGGCCGTATCGAAGCGCCTATAGGAAGAGACCTTAGGGACAGAACTAAGATGAGTGTGATTGCCGGAGGCAAAGAAGCCGTTACTGAGTACTCTACGATACAGTCATTGGGAAAATACACGCTTGCTATAGCTCGACCCATAACGGGCAGAACGCATCAGATAAGGGTACATTTTGCGGCTATTGGTCATCCAATAGCTGGGGATCCTATCTACGGTAACTGCAGACTGGAAGGTCTGAATAGGCAGTTTTTGCATGCTTCGCGCCTAGGAGTAGTTATGCCAAACGGTGAGTACAAAGAATGGCACAGCCCTCTTCCTGAGGATCTGCGCCAATCCCTGGAGAAGGTTACTGTATTAGCTAGCTGA
- the lspA gene encoding signal peptidase II — MRSAQEEKSFIIRRLLLTYMTAALILFVDQTSKAYVLRLLGKEEGAYRKVLDDILWIRLVHNTGAAFGMFREASLIFAIAAVLVAVIILLSSRRIAYAPWLVRLALGMELGGAIGNLTDRIRYGHVVDFIDVRIWPFVFNVSDASITIGVVLLLAYLILHSGGEKQSEVKTYEREASN, encoded by the coding sequence TTGAGATCTGCGCAAGAGGAGAAATCATTCATTATCAGAAGACTACTGCTGACTTACATGACGGCAGCTCTAATACTATTTGTAGATCAGACATCCAAGGCTTACGTGCTCCGACTTCTGGGCAAGGAAGAAGGGGCCTATAGGAAAGTACTAGACGATATCTTGTGGATAAGACTTGTCCATAATACCGGCGCAGCTTTCGGAATGTTTCGGGAAGCATCCTTGATATTTGCTATTGCTGCTGTGCTGGTAGCCGTAATCATATTGCTGTCCTCAAGAAGGATAGCATACGCTCCTTGGCTAGTGCGGCTGGCTCTTGGGATGGAACTAGGTGGAGCCATAGGCAACCTTACTGACAGAATAAGATATGGGCATGTCGTTGACTTCATAGATGTACGGATCTGGCCCTTTGTGTTTAACGTAAGTGATGCAAGTATTACCATAGGAGTGGTTCTGCTATTGGCCTACTTAATCCTGCATAGTGGAGGTGAGAAGCAGTCGGAAGTAAAGACTTATGAGAGGGAAGCCAGTAACTGA
- a CDS encoding TraR/DksA family transcriptional regulator, with the protein MAIRDQQISELRKRLEDERARLVSELRDLQSDASQWGESVRDEDSSYGNHMADEGTDTFEQEKEIALQRNLRSVLNEIEAALKRMDEGTYGICIDCGQEIPIERLMARPYAVRCVADQEKYDRVHR; encoded by the coding sequence ATGGCCATTAGAGACCAACAGATATCCGAACTAAGAAAGCGATTGGAGGATGAACGTGCTAGACTAGTTTCAGAGTTGAGAGATCTGCAATCGGATGCATCTCAATGGGGAGAGTCTGTTAGAGATGAAGATAGCAGCTACGGCAACCACATGGCCGATGAAGGTACTGATACCTTCGAGCAGGAAAAAGAAATAGCTCTCCAAAGAAACCTTAGATCTGTTTTGAACGAGATAGAAGCAGCCTTGAAGCGCATGGATGAGGGCACATACGGTATATGTATAGATTGTGGTCAGGAGATACCCATTGAGAGGCTTATGGCAAGGCCTTACGCTGTAAGATGTGTTGCTGACCAGGAAAAATATGATCGTGTTCATAGGTAA
- the murG gene encoding undecaprenyldiphospho-muramoylpentapeptide beta-N-acetylglucosaminyltransferase — protein MSISFDVALPYNSLAMKRRLRLAITGGGTGGHLSPAVAVIDEIRAREDLEAEILYLGSKNGIESTVIPLMGIEYKQIPTGKLRRYLSLQNFLDIFRVIVGILKSLIHLSSFKPEVLFATGGYVSVPSVVAASLLKIPVVIHEQTGSLGLANRICARFADVIAISIPDTANLPHHKKTVLTGNPVRKNVLSGSKQNAARRFGFDLSLPTIYITGGAQGSHKINTIVGEALPQLLSMAQVIHQTGDSEHGKQDYEHLTRIALSLPQQLQQRYILFRYIGNEIGDIYAISDLVVGRAGAGTVNELTVLGKPSVLIPLPHSAGDEQRANAERLAQVGVAVVIEEAELSSNILVDTIRELVSTPDKLRHMSEAASQIALERAEHKLVDLILQVVESKNTNSR, from the coding sequence ATGTCGATCTCATTTGACGTTGCTCTGCCTTATAATTCACTTGCTATGAAGAGGAGACTAAGGCTTGCTATTACAGGCGGAGGCACGGGCGGACATCTAAGTCCGGCAGTGGCTGTCATAGACGAGATCAGAGCCAGAGAAGATCTGGAGGCGGAGATTCTGTACCTGGGCAGTAAGAACGGTATAGAATCCACTGTCATCCCACTAATGGGGATTGAATACAAACAAATACCTACTGGCAAGCTCAGGCGATATCTATCGTTACAGAATTTTTTAGACATATTTCGTGTAATAGTCGGTATCTTAAAGTCGCTCATACACCTTAGTAGTTTCAAGCCAGAAGTCTTATTTGCTACCGGTGGTTACGTATCGGTGCCTTCAGTCGTAGCGGCAAGTCTGCTGAAGATACCGGTAGTCATCCATGAGCAGACTGGCAGTCTGGGATTAGCCAACCGAATATGTGCACGCTTTGCCGATGTGATAGCAATTTCCATTCCAGATACCGCTAATTTGCCACATCACAAGAAGACTGTCCTTACGGGTAATCCAGTCAGGAAGAACGTTCTCAGCGGCAGCAAGCAGAACGCAGCAAGGAGATTTGGATTCGACCTATCACTACCAACCATCTACATTACGGGCGGCGCCCAAGGATCTCACAAGATAAATACCATTGTCGGGGAAGCTCTGCCACAACTTTTGTCGATGGCGCAGGTAATTCATCAGACTGGCGACTCCGAACACGGTAAACAAGACTACGAACACCTAACCAGAATCGCACTATCGCTCCCACAACAGCTACAACAGAGATACATTCTATTTAGATATATAGGTAATGAAATAGGTGATATATATGCCATCAGCGATCTGGTAGTTGGCAGGGCAGGAGCAGGCACGGTAAACGAGCTTACAGTTCTGGGCAAGCCGTCTGTACTCATACCTTTGCCGCACTCCGCAGGGGACGAGCAAAGAGCAAACGCTGAGAGGCTAGCTCAAGTGGGAGTTGCAGTAGTCATAGAGGAAGCAGAGCTATCATCTAACATACTAGTAGACACCATTAGAGAGCTTGTTTCTACACCTGATAAGCTGAGGCACATGTCAGAAGCTGCATCACAAATAGCTCTAGAGAGAGCTGAACATAAGCTAGTAGATCTTATCCTGCAGGTTGTAGAGAGCAAGAACACAAACTCTAGGTAA
- the radA gene encoding DNA repair protein RadA, producing MSKTRSRTVYVCNSCGNVSPKWQGRCPECGQWNTYVETVEQPAPTTSGISTNVTSRPRRLKDVSADDIHRIHVPMPEVNRVLGGGIVSGSLVLIGGDPGVGKSTLLLQLCCLLCDQLSTVLYVSGEESIEQIRLRASRLGRIPDNLWAVSETSLEAILNLIEEQSPSLVIIDSIQTIYSENIESAAGSVSQVRDCTMALMLTAKSRNIPMFIVGHVTKEGAIAGPKVLEHIVDTVLYLEGDRAHQYRLLRAAKNRYGSTNEVGVFEMTQEGLIDVPNPSEVFLSERPEDTVGSSIAVLLEGSRPLLVELQALAIHNPTGIPRRTSNGLDYNRLLLLIAVLTKRVGLKLADQDIYVNVVGGLRLDEPSSDLAVAVAIASSALNRPVREDTIFVGEVGLSGELRSVPNIDRRISEAASLGFKRAVCAPVKKNAQKINSIQIVQAKTLAEAIGKSLYPPAGKD from the coding sequence ATGTCTAAGACTAGATCTAGAACCGTTTATGTTTGTAACAGTTGTGGTAATGTTTCCCCCAAGTGGCAAGGTAGGTGTCCTGAGTGCGGGCAGTGGAATACCTATGTGGAAACAGTAGAACAGCCTGCACCAACTACTAGTGGGATATCGACTAACGTTACTTCGCGTCCTAGAAGGCTTAAGGACGTATCAGCAGATGATATACATAGAATACATGTGCCTATGCCTGAAGTTAACAGGGTGCTTGGTGGGGGCATAGTATCCGGATCGCTGGTATTGATAGGTGGAGATCCAGGAGTGGGTAAGAGTACCCTATTGTTGCAACTATGTTGTCTGCTATGCGATCAGCTGTCCACTGTCTTATATGTCTCTGGAGAAGAGTCTATAGAGCAAATAAGACTTCGAGCATCTCGTCTAGGGCGTATACCAGATAATCTTTGGGCTGTTTCTGAGACGAGCCTGGAGGCCATATTGAACCTTATCGAGGAACAGTCCCCAAGCCTAGTTATCATAGACTCTATTCAGACTATATACTCAGAGAATATTGAATCCGCCGCAGGTAGCGTAAGTCAGGTAAGGGACTGTACTATGGCTCTTATGCTGACAGCTAAATCTAGGAACATTCCCATGTTTATTGTGGGGCATGTCACCAAGGAGGGTGCCATTGCAGGACCCAAAGTTCTCGAGCATATAGTTGATACGGTCCTGTACCTCGAGGGTGACAGAGCCCACCAGTACAGATTACTTCGTGCGGCCAAGAACCGCTATGGATCGACCAATGAAGTGGGGGTCTTTGAGATGACCCAAGAGGGACTGATAGATGTTCCCAATCCTTCGGAGGTATTCTTATCAGAAAGGCCTGAGGACACAGTAGGGTCTTCTATAGCTGTGCTGCTCGAGGGTAGCCGTCCATTGTTAGTTGAATTGCAAGCGCTAGCTATACATAATCCTACTGGTATACCTAGAAGGACCAGTAACGGACTTGACTACAACAGACTTCTGCTTCTCATTGCAGTGCTCACCAAAAGAGTAGGGCTCAAGCTTGCTGATCAAGATATATATGTGAACGTGGTTGGGGGTCTCAGGCTCGATGAACCCTCATCCGATCTAGCTGTTGCTGTAGCTATAGCTTCGAGTGCACTCAACAGACCAGTGCGTGAGGATACTATATTTGTTGGGGAGGTAGGGTTATCGGGCGAGCTACGCAGCGTCCCTAATATAGATCGAAGGATATCCGAGGCTGCTAGCCTTGGATTCAAGAGAGCAGTTTGCGCACCCGTCAAGAAGAACGCTCAAAAGATAAACAGTATTCAAATCGTCCAAGCCAAGACCCTTGCTGAGGCTATTGGTAAGTCTCTATATCCACCGGCTGGCAAAGACTAG